The Melanotaenia boesemani isolate fMelBoe1 chromosome 11, fMelBoe1.pri, whole genome shotgun sequence genome includes the window TGTCTACTTTCTCAGGCACTGGGGAAAGTGGGAAGAGCACATTCATCAAACAGATGAGGATTATCCATGGCGCTGGTTACTCTGACGAGGACAAAAGGGGTTTCACTAAACTGGTCTATCAGAACATCTTCACAGCCATGCAGGCTATGATCCGAGCCGCGGAGACTCTTAAGATCCCCTACAAATACGAGCACAACAAGGTAACTGACATCCTTTCATTGAAACCATCTAAATTTCCCCCACAGAAATGATAGTGGAAGTCAAATGTGATGAATAGTTGGAGAGAACGTGAGCAAAAAGGGCCGAAGCATGTTGCATATTTTTAGAGTGCTGCCTATCTTATTGGGAACAGCCATCCATAATCATTTCCTGTCCTGTTTTTTACACTTCCTGTATCCTTAAAGCACTCCAGTGCTCCATCACGCcctttgtttgtgtttgcttgCATGCTTGCACTGAAATACACATGTACATTCTGCAtatgcaaacacatacacatatgcaAACAGATGTACCTCAAAGGTATGTGTGACAGATGACATGTCTCTCTACCAAATTTCAACGTCGCTGCAGGACGTGCGTTTTCTCTCATCTTTGTGCTTTATGTGAGTTGCGCTTGTGGTCTTTAACTCCAGGAGCTGTTGCAGAGACTTCTTACTCGTAGTTTATTCTCTGTGCGAGTGACAAATGAAAGGAAATTAAGCGTAGGACCCGTCACCTTGGCAACACTTGTTATTAATGGAGCCAGTTCAGGTGTCAGCTGACCACATGTTTTCAGTTTCACCATGCCAGACCACACTCTTGTTAGATGGTGTTTGGCCCAAAATTTTGAGGAGATTGGATTTGGAGGGTTAGGGtcataaaatttatatttaattttctgaatTTAAACCTAAATCTTAACATTATCCTTGAGATCCTGCAAGGATATTGTTGTATCATAATGTCCCTGATGATATGAATATATTATAGATATAGTAGAAGACTGCCCAATATGTGTTTGTTAAGAGTAAACAGGCAAGCTAATTATCATTATTTGTATTACAgagcaaataaactgaacatttGATTTAAgcaaaatatgattttaatgtttttaaatgttcagttttaaatgtttagatATGTATATTTCTGAGTATTTTGGCCAAAACCTCATAGGACAGATTTCCAACGGCTGTTACAGGTTGTCACATAGATACCACTAAATGCTAGCTCAGTTTGAACTGCTGATATCTTATTTTTATGTAGACAGTTTTCAAGCAGCTTATCTTTCAGTGATCAGCTACATGCACTGTTTTAAAGCTTGTCAATCTCTAAAGGAAAGGGTGCCGTTCTCACATTTCTTCATTATGCACCAAATTTACAATATAGCAGACGGCAGCAGCTGGTCAAACAGGAGAGCCAGACCACTGACACTCGCCACCAAGTGTGTATTACGTAACACAGAGTGAGATTTAAAATTACACCACACACGACAACTTTGTTTCAGTCTCTGCTGTTGGGCTGGATCAGTCTGTAAACATCCTTTCACTTCCCgtctttcattaaaaaagatGCCAGAAGtgctgtttcatttcatttttcattttcaaacgTAGTTGAACTCcctttaaacacaacaacagattaCAGTTTATAGTGTTTCattatatttctttgttttattccaCAGTAATTCTAGTTAACCACTTGTATCCTGTCATACTTTACACCCAACATATGATGTGTTATAATAGTTGTTTTGAGGTTTGTGTTAAGACATTTAGCTGAGCATCTGAAATTATGCCAACCAGCTAAgagaaatgataaattaaagtaatagttatttttctgtacatttatctttgtgtttttccatttaatgaactaatattttaaattaaaatgattaaataaatgaattcagGTGTCAGAAAACTGTACCAACTCAAAAACttagaaaaacacaactgtgTCACTTAATTTGGGACTCCTGAAATCTGGAAATATATAATTCAGTGAGTTGTTAGGTTAGCAACGAAGAAGTACGTCCCAGCTCAGGTTGTTTTTGTCCAGTCACCTCAGTAATCTCCTCCTCCGTTAACTTCAAAACATGATCCGCTGCAGAGATGGGAAGTTAAAACTTTGTGGTGATTGTTAATTAAGAAAGAAACATGCTAATAATGCTCCAttagcagtttatttaatggttttttttatatacatagaAATCTGGCATTGCTGGGATGGTTATTTGGGTATAAATGTCAGGGTTAGTATGGTATTGGTAGAGTTTTCCGGTTTTGCAAACAGCATGAAACATCGTCAGCATCATACTAAAGAACAGTAACACACACAGCCTGCCAGGATTTAATTACCGAATGGAAAACTCATCCACATTTGGGTTTGATTGATGGTTGACTGATACAGATGCTGTCATTGTAGCTTGAATTATCTGTCTTGCCAAGGCAGTTAACTGTGCAGTGCATGCATTCCTCGGTGTAAATAAGGTGGCAGTGGGAAGTGTTTGTTTGATAAAAGGGGTCACTGACAtcacaaaagaaaggaaactgaAACCTGCCTGTATATGTTTTCACTGTCTTCTtggtcatttacagtaataTCATAGATCATCAGACCCATCCATTAGAGAAGCCATCATGACCATCACATGATGCATTGCCCAGTTGTGGTTCTGACCATGTAGCTGACTCTCTAAACTTCTCTTGTTGAAAACTAAAGCCATATTGTATGCCCTGCTGCTGACCTTTAAGGCCTGTATTCTGTGGACACATAACCAATGTGCATCCACGTTAATATTAAAGCTTTGTTAGAAGTTATGATGGGGGAAAAATAATTACtgggttttattaaaatattattttatatatattcttaGATTTTCAGGATTTTCTGAGTGTGTTTTATTCTAGCTTACTATACATCAATATGCAGTTATTGTCCTGTGTAAAATGAAAGGCTGATGAGTAAGAGTTAGATATTGATCTCATGGACGGACGGCTGCCGTGTGCAGTATTTACTAATAAGCTTTGATGCTAATGTATTATTGCAACAGTTATCAATTTTAAAGTGGCTTGTCAAAACACTGCTCTGCTTCTAATGCACATTTCATATTGAATTTCTAGATGTGGTTGAAAATCTCATTTAACACAACAAAGTGAGTTACTTAGTCAGCTTTGCTGGGTGGAAATTATGTCCAGTCTTTAGTCTTATCATGATGTGAGCATCAAGTATCATACCTGTGTGTGAAACTGTTTCAGGCACATGTTGGTCTCTTTAACATGGGACAAAAGGAGAGTTTTAATAAGAATCTGGGGCAGCAAAACTTTCcccttaatatttttaaaatccccTGTGGGAGCTGAGCTTCTGATATTAGGTCCATGCTCAGCCTGGGGGTGCAAAACAATTTCTGGTTATAGAAAATGTCGATAAGTGAGAAACTAAACCACTGATAATTAGGACTGCGCAGCCTGTACAGCAGGAATATTCAATGCtgtcctacgagggctgcagtcctgcaggttgtcCATGtctccctgcaccaacacagcTGACTTGCAGtgatattgaaaacctgcaggacggggGCCCTCGAGTTGAATAGCCCTGCTGTACAGTGActccttttttaatgttattgaaaaggttttatttcttgtgttgtttaaataaacttCATTTGGGTTATGTTCTCCATCAGGGTAACGCCAACATTGTGAGAGAGGTGGATGTAGAAAAAGTCACCATGTTTCAGAATCCTTACGTAGACGCAATCAAGAGCTTGTGGAATGACCCAGGTATCCAGGAGTGTTACGATCGAAGGAGGGAGTACCAGCTCTCGGACTCCACTAAATAGTGAGCAGAACGGATATAATTCCATAAAAATGCTGAATTCAGAGACTGAATGGATGGGGATGCTTTTTTACTAATAAGAGATCCtggattatttttcttctgtgtctGTGTAGTTATCTGAACGCGCTGGACCGCATCGCTGAAACTTCCTATCTTCCCACCCAGCAAGATGTGTTGAGGGTTCGAGTCCCCACCACAGGCATTATTGAATATCCATTCGACCTTCAGAGTGTCATATTCAGGTGAGATCATTTAATTTAAGAACGGTGGAATCGATCTGATTGGTGGAACATACTTGCAGTGTTCTGGCCTTCCGTGTGTTAGCTAGTGCGTAGctacaaacatgtttattttacttctacaaacTTAACTTGCAATGTGGTAAAAATGCAAACCCTGCAGATTAGtaggaattttttttaactggtaaATAAATTccagctacaaaaaaaaaggaaaaagaaatcctGGAAATGTTGGTGTGAAACCTCCTCATGTGGTATGGCTgcgcttcttttttttttttaaacactcaGTTCTCCTTTTAAAAGTGCTGTCAAGTCAGAGCACTATCTAATCACTGAAAGAGCATCTTTCTAAaacgtttcattttcaattttcaAGAATATTCTACAGCAAGTTCCCCATCTGTACTCCCACGTTTAGTATTACAGTAGAAGATTTACAGCTTAATGCTGTATCTCTCTAAAGGATTCTTTCCGTCGAAAGTCCTCAGTAACTTCTCTCCCTCTTGGGTGGTGCTGCCTCAACAGGATGGTGGATgttggaggtcagaggtcagagaggAGGAAGTGGATTCACTGCTTTGAGAACGTCACATCCATCATGTTCCTGGTGGCGCTCAGCGAGTACGACCAAGTCTTGGTGGAATCAGATAATGAGGTGATTTATCttctttctattaaaaaaaaaaaaaaaattattgtaaaGGTGATTGTCATTTATGGGATGCTTGGAACAGCTTTTTGTTGTGTCATGTGaagcatattattattattattatttaaaaaaaaaaacaacaaattctCACCATGCTTGGGTTAGCGCCACTTCTCCTCCCAGTCGGAAGgtatttgtaaatgatcagtcAGCTGCTGTGCATGCCACTTCAGGCCACATCTGCTTCCGGAGAGAATATAGCATCATGTGTGTTAGTTTATTAAAAGGATTAATgagcaggtgtgtgtttatgtatgtgttgtCTGTGCTCACGTGTGTTACTGCAAGCCTCCAGATTACACAGCGAGAGGACTGACATTCTGCCTGTCCTCTGTACTCTCATGTCATTGGatctatctttttttatataacataAAGGAAAAATTTGTTTAGACGCTTTATTGCACTGCAGCATTTTGTTCGGAGCCTTTTCCCATCCTTACTGGTTTCTATTTAGTGCTGTTAAGCATTTATTAAAATCCCCTCacaataaagatgaaaaactgTGGTTTAATTAACTCATTAACCatcttttcctgtctttttctctctctctgtcacctTTTCCCTACTCTGCTCACATACATTCACATCCTCTGTGTAGAACCGGATGGAggagagtaaagctctgtttaGGACGATAATCACGTATCCCTGGTTCCAAAACTCCTCAGTCATCCTGTTCCTCAACAAGAAAgacctgctggaagaaaagatCATGTACTCACATCTGGTTGACTACTTTCCAGAGTACGATGGTGAGTAGTAGCACTTTGAAACCAAACactcagtttttctttggagATTTGTTGTCAGAGTCATGTTGGCATGAAATGTTAATGATAAAAGTCAAATATTACTAAGGAAATATCTGCTAAAGTCACACAGTAGGTTacacaaagtttcttttttcaggagtttttcctgctgttcctttagagcagtggttttcaaactggggGGGTCGCCAGATAACTttgaaaaatatacatttatctaataaatttgggatttttatcagggctgtcaaaataaagcattaatgaagagataaatcttttttATCACATTAACCCATCAACAACTAAGTTAGTACACATGACACATTAAAAATCCTAATTTGACATTATCACCGTAAAAGAAGGTGATTTTgagcatgtaggtgccttgtcacagcggtaaaccaccaacaaccactttatcctccttatttatgacgattctgacagttttccagccttacatttagaggattgCTGCAAGATGACCTGTTTGATACATCACATAATTTTATCACAATTATGTCGTTGTATTGGGGAGGAGGCCGCAAACTCTAGTGCATCTTATCTTTGtggttgtggctcaaaaagtaaaaaaaaatactggttCAGTCCGgcatcatttctttatttttctgtacagCCTGTGGCTAAAACtgagttgttatattgtttttgtctgaTTACTCGTCAGCAAATCCTTCAGCTTACCAAACAAGCTGAAACATTAACAATAataggaaatttaaaaaaaaaaacaaaatagtgagTTATGCCACAAGCACAATGGATGTAAAGTTTGTCATTGTGGCCATTATGCACCTTCAAACCTTCCATTTCCTCATGATGACTATTCTTTCCTTTCCAGGTCCACAGAGGGATGCCCAAGCAGCTCGAGAATTCATCCTTAAGATGTTTGTAGATCTGAACCCAGACAGCGATAAGATCATCTACTCCCACTTCACCTGTGCCACCGACACAGAGAACATCCGTTTCGTCTTTGCCGCCGTCAAAGACACCATCCTGCAGCTCAACCTAAAGGAGTACAACCTGGTGTAGCGCGTGGCAGGGCTTCTGGATGGAGACCCTCATCACACAATGACTGACGCAATCTGTGAAAAGATAGATCATgtacacacacgtgcacacacagaaaaatatctgaggaaaacaaaatctaaTGGTTGCATAATACTaatttatttgccatttgttgACCTCTTGGTCCCTGAGCAGTGAATGAAGTAAATGTTATCTTGCTATTTAAGGAGTTGATGGGAAGCAGGGGGGAGGGGCAGGATATTTGCAAGAGTTGGGGAAGAAGCTGATAATAAACACAGTGTGCTCCATCCCTCCTGCCTTTTTtataaacaagaagaaaatgttttcattccttttcTGAACCCTCCCTCCTACCTGTCATTTCATTCTGACGCTTCATCAAGAGCCTTCgcccaacaggaagtgatgtaacAGATCTGTAATTGTAAATTTCCTTTTTGCTTTAACAAAGCGATTGGCAAGACTCTTGTTAAGTAGGCATAAACtgtgatttttaaattatttcagatTGATTTGATATTGATTAACTtcaatcattattattattatcattattagtattattattattattacttctaCATAAACTTTGGTACCATTTAAGTAGAAGGTGTGACTGTGGAATCAGGTTCCCTGTTCACAGGTGTTGATAGTCTTTTCCTACGTGATAGCCATGTGGTATATCACAACCATGACGTTCAGGACTGAGGGAAGCTGGCGTTACAGATGTTTCCTGAGCGAGAAGGAACTCACAGCTGCTCTGTCATGTCAAAGGGGAATGGAGATGGCGTCAGCCACTTCACACAGACTGAAGGGAACAGAGGAGATGAGGATTCATGGGacattattaaatgtttatgttcAACTGTGCCACATTAATGCTTTTTATTACggtaatgtctttgtttactACCAATGCCAAAATAACTCAAGCCCCAGACTCCACTGCTGTGTTAACTACTTCACTTAAATTGATCAACCACCTGACTCTTGCAGGTTTTTAAGTATTCTTCAAAGTTGATGGTACCCCCAAAATACTGACCCATGCAGCATGAACTAAAAGAAGCATCACATGGTCAGTAGGCTGTTTGAGACGAGGAGGCAACCTGAACTGCTCAAACTAGCTAAACCCCcaacttctctctctctctctctctctctctctcttttttcgtCCTTCCTCCACAGTTTAGCTGTATCTTTGTAATTGTCCAATCACAGCTCGACAGCCTTGACTGTTGTAGTTGAATAGCAGTGGAGAATAAATTTGGCTAGTTGCTGTGTAAAAGAGCAGAGTGTTGATGTTTAGTTTGTACCAAAGTAAGCCCTTATTGTTTATAATTGGCACCTCTTACAATTCCCaagttaatttttatttttttttggtaacAGTTCTGTAGAACATGAATCtgtaatttacatttattgaGGCATAGTGCAATTATGAATACTATAATCGTTGTACATACATCTctctattcacacacacacacacacacatatatatatatatatatatatatatatatatatatatatatatatatatatatatatatatatatatatatatatatatatatatatatatatatatatatatatatatatatatatatatatatggcaacATCTTTGTTGGCTTTGTAATCATTACTTTTTTGGCAGACTGAATGTGCAGTATTGAAAATATGTATCTATGTAATTGTATTGTATGTCTAATGGCTAATTcatttttggaagaaaaaatatgttatttacatgtttgtttttgtttccttttttaagaGGAGAATGTAAAATTTGTgtattttccagttttatttctcAGCAAAGAAACATTGTTCAGCTTCAGAATTGCATTAAGAAGAATATTGGTCACAATTATCAGATGAATTGATATGCTAGTGCTAACGctagctgtgttttttttcctaaattgACTTTTGTGTGAAAAAGTGCAGACCGAATCTTCCCTACAGGGCTAATTGTAATAGTTAAGTTGAGAACAGCATTTGTGGCTAATAGGTGTGATTACATCACTCATTGATTCTTATTCTTTTATAGTGGATTTGACTACACAGCCTCTTCATAAgtattgatgttttttaaaaatccttagCCTACCCTGCATACCTTGTGGTCTTGCACACTCCCCCACCCCACCAGCAACCACATTTGCTGACAGGAATTCATGTTTCATTAGTGTTAATGTTGTGGATGACGGGAAGACCAcatgttgtgtttaaaaaaaaaaaaaaaaaaaagccccatCAACTCTCCCAAACACCAATGCACACTCACTGTTTTAAGTCTGTTGGCCAGTGATGGTGATAATCATATATTTGGCCTAATTATGATAAAACATTTCAGgtgcttatttttctttattgtgcTTGTTTTCCATCTCGGTTGCCACAATTTCATTAGGATGTGGAGTATTAATTTAGACCTAATTTATGAAACATCATAGAAGAAGATAAACAGCTCACATGTACATATTGCCTTATTTAACAAGCTGTGCCTCTGAAGTCTCATGCAAGGCACCTGTGTTTTTATGACCAGTGAAGCTAGTGCAGCCGATAGTATCCCGTTGTGCAGCTGGAGGATTGTTTGGTCTCAGCTTTGTTGTTTTATGCTATGAGAAAACCTGGGGAACAGCTTTGAAATGTAGCTATTGTGACATAATTACAGGACATTACATTATGAGCGAATTGTAATCAGAATTTGCTTCCTATTGACTTTTGCAAAGTTGTCACATCAGATTCTTGTCTTAAAGTCTGTACCACAGTGCATTATGATGCATCCAACTGCCAGATGTAAGGGGGATTGAACAACAGTTCCCCTACATGTGAGGATATGTAGAATCTGCTGTGTTACAATCATCAGCAGCCACCTGCTGAGTGTTTTTGACCACATTTGGCTATGCGCTGGCATCTATCGGCTATTTTGGCAGGTAACCAGCTCCTCACTCTGAGGCCCTGCTGTTTTCAGATATTTCAGCTGGCTGGTAAATTGCACTCGAGGATTGTTGGTTTTGGCAGGTAACAACCCCTGCAACAAGTTAATTTTCCTGCCCAATCCACAGTGTATTCAGAAAATAAAGAGTTTTACAGTCACCACTCATCAACAGCGTGGTTTAGTAGGACAGACTAACATTTTGCTAAGTGCTGTCTGTGTGATTCTGCTCGTTGCCAGGGGAGATATTTTGAGACTGGACTATAGTTTCCACTTATCAGTGTTGATGATCGCTTGTTGTGGACTTGCAGTAATCAGTAACTTGTGTCCCTGCTGTTGTAAAGTGGCTGTTTACACTCTCCTCCTTACTTAAAGGGAAGATCCTTCTGTAAACCTTTCACATGCTCCGTTTGAGCAGATGATCTACAATCTAAGATTAATGTCTTGgtttagattttttgttttgtttttttttttttatacagtcaAAAATAAATTGCAACAAAACTGAATTATTCTTGCCAGTGTATAAAGTGTTAATGGAGTCTGTGATGGCTGTGAGCCGCAACCTGTTCATGCACTCGGAGGGGATATTGGGAGTTCTTTTGAGGCTGAATTTTCCCTTTAAGCAAGCAATAACCAGCTAATGTGGATTTGGTTGCACACATTGCTGTCAGCCTCTGCTGCGGTTCAGATTTAATGCAGTATGTTGTTCCAGAGCTATTCAGTTTCGTAGTCAATATATAGAGaacttttttttgggggggggactTAATGGCTCTTTTTCTCAAGTTTCAGACACATCATCTAAATGCTTTTAGCTAGAGTAGTTAGATGTCTTAGCCTCTGAATCCTGAAGATATGACATTTAATGACTAATTTTTGAATAGTGAATGATCTCTGCTCATTCTTGTGCTAAATGTTCCCTGTATCCAAACGCTCCACTCTCAACATGTTTCCGAATGAAGCaacatctttctttttaactcttttGTCAACCCGTTTTCATTTGGTCCAGCAGGGCAGTGTGCTTCCTACACTGATGTTCAGGTAGTACAAGTAATCGGTGTAAATTACAAACCTCTAATAAGCctgaaaatggaaataagaTGAGCAGAGGTGTGATTCTTCTATAATAGGACCATAACATCTGTTAAATCAAACTGGATGTGCTTTCAGGGTTAACAAGaaacataaaggaaaaacattcaAGATATTATTAATGGTAATGAGAGAGCAAAAAGCATTTATCACAAATCTTGTTGAAACAGTGAGGCAACTTTTTTTGTTATCAATTAAGGCAACAATACTAAGAAAGCTCTGCAGATGACCAACCTGCATGTGCAACAAAACCATGGACATCTGTATCAAAGTTTACTTCTGTGTCATTAACAGAATTGTCTAAAAGGGAACATTGGTGAAAAAGGATAGAAATATGGATAGAATAAAAAGGGCTGGACCTCAACTGGACAATAACACTTGAGATATCTCCATAAATCACCCCGTTATTACAGAAAGGGTTATGTGATTCAGCTAACTgtaaatctttctttttcatgaccTCATCTCGTGTTTTACTAAATGCTTCTATTTCTTCAGGTTATATGTAGATAAATAATCTCAGTGTCATTCCTCTGAATAACACTTGTTTCCACAAATGCAAAAGATGCGCAAACTGTCATGAGACCATGCAGGATGCAGCTCAAACCCTCCTTCCTCTCCTAACGGTTGACCCTCCTGACTCCTAGCGGCAAATGGGTAGAGGACAGTGTCAAAAGGACGAGTGTAAGCGGTGATCTTTACTTCCCCCTCTCCAATGAAATTTGCGCAGCTGTGGAGCATGTTTTCGCTCTTGTACCTACTTTGATGGATTTCATACGGCTGCGTGTAGCATACCAAACATCCTGTTATAAAATTCTGCTCTCAGTAATTCATGGTGGCACAGATTGCAATGCGAACTGTGGAGGCTGACTTTCCATTTTATCCTCCTCTATTTGTGGCTACTGCCACGCCCTCCCGACTGGCCAGGAAAAAGTTTAACAAGTGTCTTTCAGGTTCAGACTAACCGCCGCTTTTGTACAAAAGGCTCCCAAAGGAAAGGAGAGGATTCCTTTGGAAGACATATTAAGCCTCTTAGCATCTGAATACTAAAACGGTTAgactagaaaaaagaaataaattgacCTGCTTATCTTTACTAGAGCTGCtttgtttctcattttaaagaaacaagaaTATCAGTTCTGAAGATGCTATGCGCTCTTTCTCGATGAAACCTTGAGGTTCTGAGCTGCGACTTTTTTCTGATACCACTGcaaacattttcactttgacAGCTGAGGGACCAGTGTAAGGAGCGAGTTGGTCACTTTGGATGATGGCTGGGTGTTGTGTGTCGGCGGAGGACAGGGAGACCAAGAGGATCAACGACGCGATCGAGGAGCAGCTGCGGAGAGACAAGAAGGACTCTCGCAGGgagctgaagctgctgctgttagGTGAGCATCACTCATCACTCAGTCAACACGGTGGCTCTGTAGCCTGAATACTTACAGGTAACACTCGGCCAGTTAGCAATAAATGGTGTGCgttttagtaaaataaataaataaccatcccaagttattaaaaacaacaacttagtttgattattgtttttgtcattttgccATTTGATGGGATGTGAAAATTCCTGGAAGGAGCTACAGGTGGATAGTGAAACTTCCGATGTGCAAATATTTCTCAGCTTCCTGACCACACCTGAGCACGCAGGATTCATGACAAGTGGGACTAAATCCAAAATCCTgcatataaaacttttttttcttaatttaggtttttaaaatgcagtggaaaaaaacactttataaaaGAAAGACGTTGTTGTAATATCCAAAATCTGCATGTGTTTGATTGTTCATAGATGTGAGTCAAGGTTGGGGTTGAGACCATAATCTAATGTAAACTGATAGTTTTCCATCTGTCACATTTTCGCTGCTCCATCTTGAGTCGGCGCGTTGAGCTCTGGCTCACTCTGGACAT containing:
- the LOC121648491 gene encoding guanine nucleotide-binding protein G(q) subunit alpha, which codes for MTLESIMACCLSEEAKEARRINDEIERQLRRDKRDARRELKLLLLGTGESGKSTFIKQMRIIHGAGYSDEDKRGFTKLVYQNIFTAMQAMIRAAETLKIPYKYEHNKGNANIVREVDVEKVTMFQNPYVDAIKSLWNDPGIQECYDRRREYQLSDSTKYYLNALDRIAETSYLPTQQDVLRVRVPTTGIIEYPFDLQSVIFRMVDVGGQRSERRKWIHCFENVTSIMFLVALSEYDQVLVESDNENRMEESKALFRTIITYPWFQNSSVILFLNKKDLLEEKIMYSHLVDYFPEYDGPQRDAQAAREFILKMFVDLNPDSDKIIYSHFTCATDTENIRFVFAAVKDTILQLNLKEYNLV